From the genome of Blautia pseudococcoides, one region includes:
- a CDS encoding formate--tetrahydrofolate ligase: MGFKSDIEIAQECTMEQITKIAEKAGIDDKYLEQYGKYKAKIDYNLLKESDKPNGKLVLVTAINPTPAGEGKTTTTVGLADGLQKLGKNVMVALREPSLGPVFGVKGGAAGGGYAQVVPMEDINLHFTGDFHAIGAANNLLAAMLDNHIYQGNDLNIDPRKITWRRCVDMNDRQLRFVVDGLGGKTNGCPREDGYDITVASEIMAVLCLAKDITDLKERLGRIIVGYTYGKVSEQKPVTAHDLHAEGAMCALLKDALKPNLVQTLEHVPAIVHGGPFANIAHGCNSVIATKMALKLGDYAITEAGFGADLGAEKFLDIKCRMAGLTPSAVVIVATVRALKYNGGVPKADLNNENLEALEKGLPNLLKHVSNITNVYKLPCVVAINAFPTDTKAELDLVESKCKELGVNVALSEVWAKGGEGGVALAKEVVRLVEEKNDFTFSYELEGSIEDKLNQIVQKIYGGKKAVLTANAQKQAAQLEALGYGNCPICVAKTQYSLTDDQTKLGAPKDFEVTVRNLKISAGAGFIVALTGEIMTMPGLPKVPAAERIDVDETGKISGLF, encoded by the coding sequence ATGGGATTCAAATCAGACATCGAAATCGCACAGGAGTGCACAATGGAGCAAATTACAAAGATTGCAGAAAAAGCAGGTATTGATGACAAATATCTGGAGCAGTACGGTAAGTACAAAGCTAAAATTGACTACAATCTGTTAAAAGAATCTGATAAACCGAACGGAAAACTGGTTCTGGTTACAGCTATCAACCCGACACCTGCCGGTGAAGGAAAGACCACAACAACAGTAGGTCTGGCTGACGGCCTTCAGAAATTAGGAAAAAATGTAATGGTAGCGCTCCGTGAACCATCCCTGGGACCGGTATTCGGTGTAAAAGGTGGTGCCGCAGGCGGCGGATATGCACAGGTAGTTCCAATGGAAGATATCAACCTGCATTTCACAGGTGATTTCCATGCGATCGGTGCAGCCAACAATCTGCTGGCAGCAATGCTGGATAATCACATTTATCAGGGCAACGACCTGAACATTGACCCAAGAAAGATTACCTGGAGAAGATGCGTGGACATGAATGACCGCCAGCTTCGTTTTGTAGTTGATGGACTTGGCGGAAAGACTAACGGCTGTCCGAGGGAAGACGGATACGATATCACAGTTGCTTCCGAGATCATGGCTGTTCTGTGTCTGGCAAAAGACATTACAGACCTGAAGGAGAGACTGGGAAGAATCATCGTTGGTTATACATATGGCAAGGTTTCCGAGCAGAAACCAGTTACAGCCCATGACTTACATGCAGAAGGGGCTATGTGTGCACTGCTGAAAGATGCCCTGAAACCAAACCTGGTTCAGACTCTGGAGCATGTACCTGCAATCGTTCACGGCGGACCATTCGCTAATATCGCTCATGGATGTAACTCTGTGATCGCTACCAAGATGGCACTGAAATTAGGTGACTATGCTATCACAGAAGCCGGATTCGGCGCTGACTTAGGTGCAGAGAAATTCCTGGATATCAAGTGCCGTATGGCTGGCCTGACACCGAGCGCAGTTGTTATCGTAGCGACTGTACGTGCCCTGAAATACAACGGCGGCGTACCGAAAGCAGACTTAAATAACGAGAATCTGGAAGCTCTGGAGAAAGGTCTCCCGAACTTACTGAAACACGTAAGCAATATCACAAACGTTTACAAACTTCCGTGTGTTGTTGCGATCAACGCATTCCCCACAGATACCAAGGCAGAGCTTGACCTGGTAGAATCAAAATGTAAAGAACTGGGCGTAAATGTTGCACTTTCCGAAGTTTGGGCAAAAGGCGGCGAAGGCGGCGTTGCACTGGCTAAAGAAGTGGTACGTCTTGTGGAAGAGAAGAATGACTTTACATTCTCCTATGAGCTGGAAGGAAGCATTGAGGACAAATTAAACCAGATCGTTCAGAAGATTTACGGCGGCAAAAAAGCGGTTCTGACAGCAAATGCTCAGAAACAGGCTGCTCAGCTGGAAGCTCTTGGATATGGAAACTGCCCGATCTGTGTGGCTAAGACACAGTACAGCCTGACAGATGACCAGACAAAACTGGGCGCACCGAAAGACTTTGAAGTAACAGTTCGTAACCTGAAGATTTCCGCAGGTGCAGGCTTCATTGTTGCTCTTACCGGTGAGATCATGACCATGCCAGGTCTGCCGAAAGTTCCGGCTGCAGAGAGAATTGATGTTGATGAGACAGGAAAGATCTCCGGTCTGTTCTAA
- a CDS encoding formate/nitrite transporter family protein, producing the protein MYFDEFSAVCNAAKGKINFMENNTFGFMVSSITAGLFIAFGSFVTFTLGTPLNAAGSPMLKAVQAFAFAAALSLVIMAGAELFTGNNMVLGSASFSGCVPWGKTVKAWILCYIGNFIGSLLGVVGFQLTGVPKGDIGAYFAQVAATKMSLTPVQLLVRGIFCNILVCLAVWCALKMKSESGKLIMVFWCIFVFMICGFEHSIANMSILAVGILNAGDAAVSVGGYFYNLLFVTIGNMIGGVFFVAGPYHVMTKTKALNT; encoded by the coding sequence ATGTATTTTGATGAATTCAGTGCAGTCTGTAATGCGGCGAAAGGTAAGATAAACTTCATGGAGAACAATACCTTTGGTTTTATGGTATCCTCCATCACTGCAGGGCTTTTCATTGCCTTCGGAAGTTTTGTAACGTTTACTCTGGGAACACCATTGAACGCAGCGGGTTCCCCAATGCTGAAAGCAGTGCAGGCCTTTGCGTTTGCGGCAGCATTGAGCCTTGTTATTATGGCGGGTGCCGAGCTGTTTACAGGCAACAATATGGTTCTTGGAAGTGCATCCTTCAGTGGATGTGTACCCTGGGGCAAGACAGTCAAGGCATGGATCTTATGTTATATCGGAAACTTTATCGGTTCCCTGTTAGGTGTTGTTGGCTTCCAGCTTACCGGAGTACCAAAAGGAGATATAGGAGCTTATTTTGCACAGGTAGCTGCCACAAAGATGTCTCTGACACCCGTACAGCTTCTGGTAAGGGGAATCTTCTGTAATATTCTGGTATGTCTTGCCGTATGGTGCGCATTAAAGATGAAATCCGAGTCAGGAAAGCTGATCATGGTATTCTGGTGTATTTTCGTATTTATGATCTGCGGATTTGAGCATAGTATTGCCAATATGAGTATTCTGGCAGTTGGAATCTTAAACGCAGGGGATGCAGCAGTCAGTGTAGGAGGTTATTTCTATAATCTTTTATTTGTGACCATCGGTAATATGATAGGCGGTGTGTTCTTCGTGGCAGGTCCGTACCATGTTATGACCAAGACAAAAGCGCTAAATACATAA
- a CDS encoding carbohydrate kinase family protein, protein MNKNFDVIALGELLIDFTENGVSGQGNPIFEANPGGAPCNVLAMLNNLGKTTSFLGVVGKDQFGTSLRSTLNSLGIDTSHLYENQEVHTTLAFVHTFEDGDRDFAFYRNPGADMMLNIEQIDEAYIKSARAFHFGTLSMTHEGVRKATAKAIDVAKEAGLLISFDPNLRPPLWSSMELAKEQIAYGLSKCDLLKISEEELEFMTGTKDVKEGARILLAQYPNLKLMNVTMGKEGSTAFHEGREVFHAPFLQENTIETTGAGDTFGACALNYVLEHGIEGLTEKQLYEMLEFSNGASSLITTKKGALRVMPKKEEVLAFIAGK, encoded by the coding sequence ATGAATAAGAATTTTGATGTTATCGCACTGGGCGAGCTTTTGATCGACTTTACGGAGAACGGTGTGAGCGGACAGGGAAATCCCATCTTCGAGGCAAATCCGGGCGGGGCGCCGTGTAATGTGCTGGCTATGCTGAATAACCTTGGAAAAACCACATCTTTTCTGGGAGTTGTGGGAAAGGACCAGTTCGGCACATCTCTGAGAAGTACACTGAACAGCCTGGGTATTGACACCAGCCATCTGTATGAAAACCAGGAAGTCCACACAACACTGGCATTTGTCCATACGTTTGAGGACGGGGACAGGGACTTTGCGTTTTACAGAAATCCCGGTGCGGATATGATGCTGAATATTGAGCAGATAGATGAAGCGTACATAAAATCAGCCAGGGCATTCCACTTCGGAACACTGTCCATGACCCATGAAGGGGTGCGCAAAGCCACTGCCAAAGCCATTGATGTTGCAAAAGAAGCCGGGCTTCTCATCTCTTTTGACCCCAACCTGCGTCCTCCTCTGTGGAGCAGCATGGAGCTTGCAAAAGAACAGATCGCCTACGGCCTCTCAAAATGTGATCTGCTGAAAATCTCAGAGGAAGAGCTGGAATTCATGACCGGGACCAAGGATGTGAAAGAAGGCGCGCGTATACTGCTTGCTCAGTATCCCAATCTGAAGCTGATGAATGTAACAATGGGAAAAGAGGGCAGCACTGCGTTCCATGAGGGCAGAGAAGTATTCCATGCGCCGTTTTTACAGGAGAATACAATTGAGACGACAGGGGCAGGCGATACCTTCGGCGCATGTGCGCTGAATTATGTGCTGGAGCACGGAATAGAAGGCCTTACAGAGAAACAGCTCTATGAAATGCTGGAATTCTCCAATGGTGCATCCTCTCTTATCACTACAAAGAAGGGCGCCCTCCGCGTTATGCCTAAAAAAGAAGAGGTATTGGCGTTTATCGCTGGAAAATAG